In the Arachis ipaensis cultivar K30076 chromosome B04, Araip1.1, whole genome shotgun sequence genome, GATTCAGGGCTTAGGTTTAGGGCTTAGTATTTATGGTCTAGGAAAAATAGGTCTAGTGTGTAcggtttttagggtttagggtttaaggtttatgggtCAATATCTATGATTTTGGATTTCGTACATAGTTTTTGTGATAAATGGTTGTTTCTTTCGGGTTAAATGGATGTTTTTTTGGTGTTTATAGGATGTTTTTCTGTGTTACTATGATGTTTTTTCGCGTTaattggatttttattttgtgtCATTATGACCTTTTTTTCGTCTTAATTTGTGGTTTTATATTTAAATTGGTGTTTTGGATGTTTTTTGCATAGTATAATGGatgattttatatatttaattgaaaagttttttgtaatttttaaagtAACTGAATACAACTTCTGGTGATGAAAAGGTACTGAAATTTCTGAATCCACCTATGACAACGTGGAAGAGATTTATTAGGTTTGGATTGTAGATACATAAATAATGTTTTCTTGAAGTGTTAAACTCCTAACTTTTATTCAGTTATGTCTTATTATTTGTGTTACAGATGCTGACCATGATGGCATTCGTTATGAAGAAATTCCAAAACTGTGAAGGATTTTTGATACGTTACAGCAGACACAAAAATTTCATGCTAGTTATGCTAAGAAAGTATGCTTCGTTACCAAGATCAGAAACACAAACTATGACAAATCCAAAAGGAACTAAAGTTACCCATCAACCAATCCATCCATTGTACTCGTGAAGGGAATCGAGTCTCTCGGGTGAAGGCAGCAGCTCGAGAACATAAGatatcatcaaccaaatacaAAGCAAGGATATATGTCATGTTGGACAAAGAAAAGATGATTTGGATGGAGTCGAGATTAGAATTAAGGCATTCACATCCATGTTCGTCTAAACAATCGATCCACTACCATCAAAATAGCGAGCTTAATGTCCATGCTAAGTGTGTGATTGAGGACAACGACGAGGTTGGAATACAACCAAACAAGACATACCTTGCACTTGCTAATGAAGTAGGTGGTTCTTCGAATTTGAATTTCTCAGAAAAAGATATCATAAATTATATCACGAGCAATCCCCGGTTCACTGATAACAATGCTAACTTCGGAGAAATGTCAAAGTACTTTTTATGCATGAAAGATATCAATCCAAACTTCTTCTATGCAATGGACGTTGATGACAGTCTCAAGTTGAGGAGTGCactctgggtagatgcaaggtgcAAAGTATCATATGAATACTTTTGTGATGTGGTATCTTT is a window encoding:
- the LOC107636897 gene encoding protein FAR1-RELATED SEQUENCE 5-like, giving the protein MLDKEKMIWMESRLELRHSHPCSSKQSIHYHQNSELNVHAKCVIEDNDEVGIQPNKTYLALANEVGGSSNLNFSEKDIINYITSNPRFTDNNANFGEMSKYFLCMKDINPNFFYAMDVDDSLKLRSALWVDARCKVSYEYFCDVVSFDTTYKKNKHKLPFVFFVGVNHHGKSTL